A genomic region of Miscanthus floridulus cultivar M001 chromosome 3, ASM1932011v1, whole genome shotgun sequence contains the following coding sequences:
- the LOC136542977 gene encoding pumilio homolog 1-like: QDLEEDAPLSQDAIKRYEHLIWVQVAYFRVCLDPTVATSGRLLQQAMQDLKNHCACDALVAHYENNPAEADTTVIRQQSTHSAGSSQVQQHYRARGFNNVIPSVNQQGTVAPVMSPTLSLMDIKGKVAASCADRKWSRFVQQAIEVATPEEVVMVYKEIMPCVRTLAVDMFGNHAIQKILEHGPKSCKREVISNLIGHMLPLSHDKYSCRVIQKAFDVGEHDQKVVMAKELSSKALKCVRDQFANHVIQKCIECLPPKDIHFILQSFCGRAKALSIHPYGCHVIQKVLTRYKDQEIYHTLTAEIMENVNKLSADKFGNYVVQQLVEHGGHSMRSTMVRNFAGRVVSMSYHKFASNVVEKSLTFGSQEDRRLIADEIVGAGGGQHFDHLVDMMINPYANFVIQKMVVTAEEQQVALLLDVASSNATSLARYPHGRHVIDSMEKFLSGAKGGVHADPARCRR, from the exons CAAGACCTCGAAGAAGATGCACCGCTGAGCCAGGATGCCATAAAGAGATATGAACATTTGATTTGGGTCCAGGTGGCATATTTTCGTGTATGCCTCGACCCTACCGTGGCCACTTCTGGGAGACTCCTCCAGCAGGCTATGCAAGACCTGAAGAACCACTGTGCTTGTGATGCTCTGGTGGCACATTATGAGAACAATCCAGCAGAGGCTGATACTACAGTTATTCGGCAACAAAGTACTCACTCTGCTGGCTCCTCTCAAGTGCAGCAGCATTATAGAGCCAGAGGATTCAACAATGTGATTCCTTCTGTTAACCAGCAGGGAACCGTGGCTCCGGTGATGAGCCCTACCTTGAGTCTCATGGACATCAAGGGCAAAGTGGCAGCTTCCTG TGCTGATCGCAAGTGGAGCCGCTTTGTACAGCAGGCGATTGAGGTGGCAACACCTGAAGAGGTCGTTATGGTTTATAAGGAAATTATGCCTTGTGTGCGCACGCTTGCTGTTGATATGTTTGGAAATCATGCCATCCAGAAG ATTCTTGAGCATGGACCAAAGTCCTGCAAACGAGAGGTCATCAGTAATCTGATTGGCCATATGTTACCCCTAAGCCATGATAAGTACAGTTGCAGGGTGATACAAAAG GCTTTTGATGTAGGGGAACACGATCAGAAGGTTGTGATGGCCAAAGAGCTCAGCAGCAAAGCGCTCAAGTGTGTTCGCGACCAGTTCGCGAACCACGTTATCCAGAAGTGCATAGAATGCCTGCCGCCGAAGGATATCCACTTCATCCTCCAAAGCTTCTGCGGCAGGGCCAAGGCACTGTCCATCCATCCTTACGGCTGCCACGTCATCCAG AAAGTGTTGACCCGTTATAAAGACCAAGAGATCTACCACACGCTGACAGCAGAGATTATGGAAAACGTTAACAAGCTGTCAGCGGATAAGTTCGGGAACTACGTGGTGCAGCAGCTGGTAGAGCACGGAGGCCACTCTATGCGGTCCACGATGGTGAGGAATTTTGCCGGGCGCGTGGTGAGCATGAGCTACCACAAGTTCGCCTCCAACGTGGTGGAGAAGTCCCTGACCTTCGGGAGCCAGGAGGACCGGCGGCTGATCGCCGACGAGATCGTCGGCGCAGGCGGTGGCCAGCACTTCGACCATCTCGTG GATATGATGATCAATCCATACGCGAACTTTGTAATCCAGAAGATGgtggtgacggcggaggagcAGCAGGTGGCGTTGCTGCTGGACGTGGCAAGTAGCAACGCAACCAGCCTGGCGAGGTACCCGCATGGAAGGCACGTCATCGATTCCATGGAGAAGTTCCTTAGCGGCGCCAAGGGTGGTGTCCACGCAGACCCTGCCCGCTGCCGCCGATGA